Proteins from one Primulina huaijiensis isolate GDHJ02 chromosome 18, ASM1229523v2, whole genome shotgun sequence genomic window:
- the LOC140963824 gene encoding vacuolar-sorting protein BRO1-like translates to MAAPSSTTNIMLSIFEKKTNSLDLYRPLRNFVVINYSEREAQNLEDDLQTLKQFRSDIERGGASDSLSARRDLLQNYYKALCAVESRFPISADKDHVNTVSFTWFDAFKNKQKASQQNIHLEKAAVLFNLGAVHSQIGLSSDRSTVEGRRQASHSFIAAAGVFAFLRDNVAMKASVGSSTTLDVSVECAGMLERLMLAQAQECVYENTIAKGSSAGVCAKISRQAGIFYEEALAALNAAPLNQHFEKPWIAHVHLKAALFYAEACYRYSLELHGKEEIAEEIARLKSGANVLSDAKKSSPKGAAQQLLDAINKLETSLNQNLERAIKENDRVYLMRVPPASSLPPLPIFSMVKPMPMNEVLDASSGKMFASLVPDSSTKSLSRYTEMVDDIIRTQAEKLQQGSELARVRLKEMDLPDSILALEGNSNLPMALTEEVEAVQISGGPAALEGELQQLKDLRRVNQELLVQTEEQLQKEAAEDVQFRNQFGTRWTRPQSSTLTKNLQDRLNRFAANLKQAAESDARIERSAREHSALMSILDCRPIGSALPSLARPIMSLDANEDAIVGALKHSLRQMETLGAQRAGLEDMLKEMKRKDDILPKLMNSTGSHEDLFRKEISKYNHICEEIAQNLEAQEQLLRHIQSQNDEFAAIFNVEDYKASRERSYKQIEAAIAKYREIKGNINEGLKFYVTLQDAISIVKQQCSDFVMTRNIQCREMIEDVQRQMSGLSFQDGKNIAAYTYSTIGQPHQTQRPNPQQLLNTNVPNSTPTYQIPQQPTMSTYAQTPPYGTSQHPPPQYHGVVSNPSYPPSQHQQPAPSHEYDQPAYPGWHGQYYNTPPQQTGAMPRPPYTVSTPYPPPQNQSGYYRQ, encoded by the exons ATGGCGGCTCCGTCGTCCACCACCAATATCATGCTGTCGATCTTCGAGAAGAAGACCAACTCGCTCGATTTGTACAGGCCGCTGCGCAATTTCGTAGTGATCAACTATTCCGAGCGCGAGGCGCAGAATCTGGAAGACGATCTTCAAACATTGAAGCAATTCCGCTCCGACATCGAGCGCGGCGGAGCATCCGATTCGCTGTCGGCGCGTCGTGACCTGTTGCAGAACTACTATAAAGCTCTTTGTGCCGTGGAGTCTAGGTTCCCTATTTCTGCGGATAAGGATCACGTCAATACGGTGTCGTTCACGTGGTTTGACGCCTTCAAGAATAAGCAGAAGGCTTCGCAGCAGAATATCCACTTAG aaaAAGCTGCAGTGTTGTTTAATTTGGGTGCTGTCCACAGCCAAATTGGATTAAGTTCTGATCGGTCTACTGTAGAGGGAAGGAGACAGGCTTCACATTCATTTATTGCAGCAGCTGGCGTGTTTGCATTTTTGAGGGACAATGTAGCTATGAAGGCATCAGTAGGAAGCTCTACAACACTGGATGTGTCAGTAGAGTGTGCTGGAATGTTGGAGCGGCTGATGTTAGCTCAGGCTCAGGAATGTGTATATGAGAATACCATAGCAAAAGGAAGCAGTGCCGGTGTCTGTGCGAAGATCTCAAGACAG GCCGGGATATTCTACGAGGAAGCTTTAGCAGCATTGAATGCTGCTCCTTTGAACCAGCACTTTGAGAAGCCCTGGATTGCTCATGTTCATCTTAAGGCAGCTTTATTTTATGCAGAGGCTTGCTATAGATATAGTTTAGAGCTACATGGGAAAGAAGAGATTGCTGAGGAGATTGCACGGTTGAAAAGCGGGGCTAATGTTCTGTCTGATGCAAAAAAGTCATCTCCCAAAGGGGCAGCTCAGCAGCTGTTGgatgcaataaataaattagaaactAGTCTAAACCAAAACTTGGAGAGGGCCATTAAGGAGAATGACAGAGTGTACCTAATGAGGGTTCCTCCTGCTAGTTCTTTACCACCACTTCCCATCTTTTCCATGGTTAAGCCTATGCCAATGAATGAGGTGTTGGATGCTAGCAGTGGGAAGATGTTTGCGAGTCTTGTTCCTGACAGTAGTACGAAATCCCTTTCTAGGTATACTGAAATGGTAGACGATATCATTAGGACGCAGGCTGAGAAGTTGCAACAGGGAAGTGAACTAGCTCGCGTGAGACTTAAGGAAATGGATTTGCCTGATTCAATCCTTGCTTTGGAAGGGAATTCCAACCTGCCAATGGCTTTAACAGAAGAAGTAGAGGCTGTACAGATTAGTGGGGGACCAGCTGCTTTGGAAGGCGAACTTCAGCAACTTAAAGATCTAAGGAGAGTAAACCAGGAATTGTTGGTTCAGACGGAGGAGCAGTTGCAGAAAGAGGCAGCAGAGGATGTGCAGTTCAGAAATCAATTTGGAACTCGGTGGACCAGGCCACAATCTAGTACCTTGACAAAAAATTTGCAGGACAGGTTAAATAGGTTTGCAGCAAATTTGAAGCAAGCTGCTGAAAGCGATGCTCGAATTGAGAGATCTGCAAGAGAACATTCAGCACTTATGTCAATTCTTGACTGCCGTCCG ATTGGATCTGCCCTGCCAAGTCTCGCCAGGCCTATAATGTCACTGGATGCTAATGAAGATGCCATAGTGGGAGCCCTGAAGCATAGCTTG AGGCAAATGGAAACCCTTGGAGCTCAGAGGGCAGGTCTTGAAGACATGCTGAAAGAGATGAAGAGAAAG GATGATATACTGCCCAAGTTGATGAACTCCACTGGTTCCCACGAGGATCTTTTTAGAAAGGAGATATCGAAGTACAATcacatttgtgaagaaattgcTCAAAACCTTGAAGCTCAAGAACAACTGTTGAGGCACATCCAG TCCCAAAATGATGAGTTTGCCGCTATCTTTAACGTTGAAGATTATAAAG CATCTCGTGAGAGGAGCTATAAACAGATTGAAGCCGCCATCGCCAAATACCGAGAGATCAAGGGGAACATCAATGAAGGGTTGAAGTTCTATGTAACCCTTCAG GATGCAATATCAATCGTGAAGCAGCAGTGCAGTGATTTTGTGATGACTAGAAATATCCAGTGCAGAGAGATGATCGAGGATGTTCAGAGGCAAATGTCAGGTCTGAGCTTCCAAGATGGCAAGAATATTGCTGCTTACACGTATTCTACCATTGGGCAGCCTCATCAAACTCAAAGACCTAATCCTCAACAGCTGTTAAATACAAACGTGCCCAACTCAACCCCAACGTACCAGATACCTCAGCAGCCAACAATGTCCACATATGCTCAAACTCCTCCTTACGGGACTTCTCAACATCCGCCTCCACAGTATCATGGAGTCGTTTCGAATCCCTCTTACCCACCTTCCCAACACCAACAGCCAGCACCGAGCCATGAATATGACCAACCTGCATATCCTGGTTGGCATGGCCAGTACTATAACACACCTCCTCAGCAAACAGGAGCTATGCCTCGGCCTCCTTACACCGTTTCTACTCCATATCCTCCGCCACAAAATCAGAGTGGCTACTACAGACAGTGA